The DNA window AGTAGGCATCATAATAGCCGCTGGACAGGCAATAGGTGCCCAACATTATCCGCCGCTTCACTTCTGGGCCAAACCCTTTTTTACGGGTTAAACGATACATATCCGCCAGATTGTTATCTCCCCCGGCCCGATAACCGTATTTAACCCCATCATACCTGGCCAGATTAGAACTCGCTTCAGCCGTGGCAATCAGGTAGTAAGTGGCTACGGCATAGTCAGTGTGGGGAAGCGAAACCTCCTCTATCTCTGCCCCGAGGCTTTTAATGACCTGACATGCCTCCTCTATCTTTTCTTTAACCCCTTTCTCTATACCCTCGCCAAAGTATTCCTTGGGCCAAGCCAGTTTCATCCCTGATAGGTCAGGCATAAGGGCTTTGGTATAATCCGGAACCGGGTAATTCAGAGAGGTGGAATCTTGGGGATCAAAACCGGCTATAACATTCATGGTTAAGGCTGCATCGTACACATCTTTAGTAATAGGACCAATTTGATCCAGAGAAGAGGCAAAAGCGACCAGACCATAACGGGAAACCCGGCCATAAGTCGGCTTAAGCCCAACCACGCCGCATAAGGCTGAGGGTTGTCTGATAGACCCCCCTGTATCAGAACCCAGGACAATTATGGCCTCATCTGCCGCCACCACCGCGGCTGAGCCACCACTGGAACCGCCCGGAATGGCAGAGAGGTCCCACGGATTCTTGGTCGGCCCAAAGAAGGAGGTCTCGGTGGATGAACCCATCGCAAATTCGTCCATATTGGCCTTACCAATAAAGACTACACCCTCTTGCCTGAGTCGTTCTACCACGGTCGCCTCATAAGGTGGTTTAAAGGGGGCCAGGATATTTGAACCACAAGTGGTGGGAATTCCGCGAAGACACATGTTATCTTTGATGGCCACAGGCAGGCCGGTCAAAGGTCTGATCTCCTCCCCACACCCTATCCGGTTATCTACTTCCCGGGCCATGTCCAGGGCCAGATCAAAGTTAGTCTCGATATATCCATTTATCTTTGGCTCTACCTCTTCTATCCTGGAGATGACCGCCCTCGTCACCTCTTCAGAGGTTACTTCCTTCTTTTGCAGCAACTGATGAATCTCATGGGCAGCAAGTTGATAAAGCTCCAAATCCTACTCCTTCCTACTCGATTAAGAAATCCCTCAAAGCGGTACTGATCTTCTTGTGCCGAAGTTTCTGAATAGCAGCTACTTCTATTTGCCGGGCACGTTCCCGGGTTACGCCGAGTCTCTTGCCTATCTCTTCTAAAATATACGGCTTCCCGCCTTCCAAACCATAACGAAGACGGAGAACTACTTGTTCTCTTTGACTCAGACCCTCAAGAAGCTCCTCCAAACTCTGTCTGAGCATTTTTAAAAAGGTGGCGCCCGTGGGAGAAAGTGATTCCTTATTTTCAACATAATCTCCCAATTCACCTTCAGATTCAAAACCATGGGGAGTCTCTAAGGATTGGGCATCCTCAGCCGTATTTACGATTTCAATGATCTTAGAGACGGGTAACTCCATTCTGGCGGCAATCTCTTCCCAGGCCGGTTCCCGCCCCAATTCATAAGAAAGCTCTCTGGTAACCTTCATACACTTATTAATCATCTCGATAATCGGTACAGGGAGTCTGATCATTCTTCCTTTATCGGCTAAGGCCCGGATAATAGACTGTCTGATCCACCAGATGGCATAAGTGCTAAACCGGTAGCCGCTTTGATAGTTAAACTTATCCACCGCCCTCATTAATCCTAAATTCCCTTCATTAATCAAATCAAGAAAGGAGAGTTTGTCACTGGCATATTTTTTAGCTACATTGACCACCAATCTGAGATTAGCCTCTGTAAATTTTCGCTTGGCCTGCCGAACTTTATCCTGTAATAATTCAATCTGTAAGGCCGTGCGTTCCAACTCATCATTGGACATATTCTTAAGGCTTGGCGGCAGATCAGCCTGTCTTAAGGCCCCCCCTTTCCACTCCTTAAATAAAATTCTTACCTTATCCGATGATAGGTGGAGGTCTTTCTCCATAGTGACGATCTCGTCTTCACCTGTTTTTATCTCCTTGCCTAGTTCTATCTCCTCTTGGGCGGTAAGCAGAGGTATTTGACTTATTTCTTTAAGATATATCTTGACCGGATCTTCAATATAATAAGAAGGCTCTGGTTCGGTGGCTACGACCGGGTTATCCACTACCGCAATCTTCATTTCTTCCAATTGGGCTAAAAGATTTTCTACTTCCAAATGGGAGCTGTCCTCAGGAAATATTTCGTGAATTTCTTCGTGAGTAACATATCCTTTTTGTTTACCTTTTTTGAGCAACTCCTTAACTTCTTTTTCCTTCTCCATAGCTCTTTTTTACAGGTAATTACTCAGCCACAAGGACACGAAAGCACTAAGATTACAGAAGCCATTAGGCAATAGCCAATAGGGCATTTATACCTGCTGCCTATTGCCTATTGCCTATTGGCTATTTGGCTATTGGCCCAGTGTCTTAGTGGCTGAGTAGTTACTGTCTACTATTCACTGTCTACTGATACGGCTTCCTTAAGGTCGAACCGGCCTTCATAAAGGGCCTTGCCGATGATGCATCCTGCCACGCCAATCCTTTTTAGCTTCTTAATATCCTCAAGAGCAGATATGCCTCCTGAGGCAATAATTTCAAGATGAACACCCTTGACCATTTTTTCAATAGAGGCAAAATTAGGACCGCTCATACAACCATCTCTGGCAATATCGGTAAAGATTATTCGGGAAACGCCCATTGCTTCAACCTGATGGGCTAAGGGAATTGCTTTCGACGCCGTTACCTCTTGCCAGCCTCGAATAGCTACATATCCATCCTGGGCGTCTATTCCGACTACTATCCTGTCTTCAAATCGGTCGCAAGCCATCTTTATCAAATCCGGGTCAGTGATTACCTTCGTTCCTAAAATAACCCTGGCTACACCTAAGTTAATCAGCGCCTCAATGGTGCTTATGTCTCGGATACCTCCACCAAGCTGAATAGGGATATTAATGGCTGCCAGTATTTGTTTCACTGCCTCTAAATTCTTAGGACGTCCGTCAAAGGCCCCGTCGAGATCGACCACATGGATAAGTTCGGCGCCTTGAGCCTCCCAGCGCCTGGCCATAGCTGACGGGTCAGGAGAGTAGACAGTCTCCTGGTTCTTTTTGCCCTGGATGAGGCGAACACATTGGCCTTTTTTAATATCTATGGCTGGGATAATAAGCATAGCCTCTAAGATAGACAGCAGTCAATGATTTCTAACGTTAATAACTCTATCACATTGCCCAGGGTTTTGTCAATCAAAATTTCAGGGTATTATTCCGCCACTGATTGACACGGATTAGCGCGGATAAAATAGAATGAGTTGTAAATGTTCAGCCACAAAGACACTAAGACACAAAAATAGAGCAGTAGAGCAGCAGACCAGTAGTTAGAGACTTTTCTGAAAGTTCCAGAACGGCTGCTCTATGGCTCTACTGCTCTCTAAGACACATACTTTTTCCCCTTTGTGTCTTCGTGCCTTAGTGGCTGAACGGTTACAAAAAAATCAGTGTTTCATCCGTGTAAATCTGTGGCTGAATAGTTACAGAGTTTTTTTAAGGCTCTTATGTCTGAATTACAGGCGTGGGGATAATTCTGATTGACAGGCTAACTATGATTTGTTATAATTAGGTTCGGCCATTTACGAAGAGCACTAGACTACCGGTTATCAGACGACCAGACACCAGTCTGCCCAGATAAAGCGGCGGAGGGATAAAGGCAATCCTTGAAAATATGCTATTTTGGAACTTATGATGATCATTATCCCCGGAACAGGATACTCATCTCTGGCCTGACCCAGGCCGGTTTTGAAGTGGCTCAATGTCATGCAGGGCTGTGGAAGGATACAGCCGCTAAAATGGCGGCGGCTTCTTCCAAATGGGGTAGCCTGAGCTTGATTTGGCGACTGGTTAAGATTTATCCTAAACTAATCTGGGATCTTCTGCATACGGAAAAAGTTGACTACCTCTTTGTCGGCTATACTGGCCAATTTGATATGTTCTGGGCTAAAATAGCCGCCAAACTTAAAGGGGTCCCGGTGGTCTTTGATGCCTTCCTCTCTCTTTATGACTCGCTTGTCTTTGACCGCCGGGTAGTTAAGGAAGGCTCGCTAAAGGCCAGGTTTCTTTATTGGGCTGATAAGATTTCCTGCCAATTGGCTGATCTGGTCCTGTTAGATACCGAGGCACATATCGATTACTTTGTGAAGACCTTTAAGGTCCCCAGATCAAAATTCAGAAGGATTCTTATCGGGGCTGATGACACCATCTTCTATCCCCGGGAACAAATAAAGAAGGATAATTCCTTTCTGGTTATTCACTACGGTAAGTATATTCCTCTTCACGGATTGCCCTACGTAGTTAAGGCAGCTAAAGAGCTGGAGTCGGACCCGGCCATTCGATTTCGTTTCATCGGGGCCGGCGATGAATATGAGCGAGTTTTTTCCTTGGCTAAGGAGCTTAAGGTTACTAATATCGATTTCATTCGATTCCTCCCGCCGGAGGAGTTGGTTGATCATATTGCCGAGGCCGATGTGTGTCTGGGGATTTTTGGTGACACGGATAAGGCCGCCCGGGTAATACCCAACAAAGTTTATGAATGTATGGCTATGGCCAAGCCGGTTATTACGGCTGATTCTCCGGCCTCACGGGAGTTCCTCACCGATGGAGAAAATTGCTTGTTCTGCCGTTTAGCTGATTCCTCTTCTATCGCCGAGGCTATCTTGCGTCTAAAGAAAGACCCGTCTCTTAGGCGGCGGATCGCTGAGGCCGGCTATCGGCTCTTTCACGACTACGCGGCGCCGGCCCCATTGGGGAGAGAAGTAGGGAATATCCTGAAAAATCGTAGGGAGCGTAAACTAAATTCCAAAATGAGAAAGGGAGGTTGATCTTACATGCCTACTTACGAGTATAAGTGCAAGGACTGCGGGAATAAATTTGATATCTTTCAAAGTATCACGGAAGAACCTATCACGGTATGTCCTAAGTGCCAAGGGGAACTTAGAAAATTATTCTCTCCTGGAGGAGGGTTTATCTTTAAGGGGAGTGGCTTTTATATTACTGACTACCGAAGTGAGGAATACAAAAAGAGAGCCAAGTCGGAACAAGGGATAAAGGAGAAAAAAGAGGCAAAGGAGGGAGAAAAGAAGGTAGCGGCGTGACAGATATCGGGTCCTCAATTGGATGGAGGGAGTAAACCCTAAATTTTTTCTTTGACAAGAAAGGATTTTTCTGTTACACTAACCTTTAAGGCGGCGTCGCCAAGCAGCTAAGGCAGAGGTCTGCAAAACCTCCATCCCCGGTGCAAATCCGGGCGCCGCCTCCAAGACAGAGGACAGAAAACAGGGGACAGAAGACAGGTGACAGAACTTAGAGAAATCTGACTTCTGGCTTCTAAAAAAAGAAACCACGAAGAACCATGCGAGGAGCCAGGTTCTTTCGTGGTTTTATATTCTGAAGGGAGGAATTACTAATGGTAGGTGAGCTGAAAATATTTTCAGGGAATGCTAATCGTAGCCTTGCTCAGGAAATATGTGACTATTTGAAGATATCTATGGGTAATGCTGAGGTGTCAAGATTTAGTGACGGAGAGGTCATGGTTCAAATCAATGAGAATGTCCGGGCAACCGATGTCTTCATTGTTCAGCCTACCTGTCCTCCGGTTAACGACCATCTTATGGAGCTCTTGATTATGATTGATGCGGTTAAAAGGGCTTCGGCCCAGCGAATAACCGCGGTTATCCCTTACTATGGTTATGCCAGACAGGATAGGAAGGTTCAACCCCGGGTGCCCATTAGTTCCAAATTGGTGGCTAATCTTATTACTAATGCCGGGGCGGACCGGGTCTTGACTATGGACCTGCATGCCGGTCAGATACAAGGGTTCTTCGACATACCGGTTGATAACCTCATTGCCGCCCCCATTCTGATTGATTATATTAAAAAGAAGGAACTGGAGGACGTGGTTATTGTCTCGCCTGATACCGGTGGGGTAGAGAGGGCCAGGGAAGTGGCCGGCAGATTAGGCGCTAATATCGCCATCATTGACAAGCGCCGAGAAAGCCCTAATGAGGCCGAAGCCATGAATGTTATCGGTGAGGTAGCCCATAAAAATTTAATCATTCTTGATGATATGATTGATACGGCTGGGACTCTAACGCAAGCGGTAGAGGTCCTGAAAGAAAAGGGGGGGAAAGATATTTATGCCGCCTGCAGCCATTCCGTCTTTTCTGGTCCAGCGATCGATCGAATCAAAAACTCGAAACTCAAAGAGGTTATTACAACTAATACCATCCCTCTTAATGATAACAAGAAAATTCCTAAAATTACTTCTCTCTCAGTGGCTACACTTTTGGGGGAGGCTATTAACCGAATACATGAGGGGACAAGTGTAAGTTCGTTATTTAGGTAGATAGGCTGAAGACTGAAGGCTTTTAGGGATAAGCCTTCACCGCCTATTCACCTGAATAGGTCTTGAATTGCTTGATTCGAGCATGGCGGGATAATTGAACTTCAGCCTTCAGTCTTCAGCCTTCAGTCTTCAGCCTAAATAACCTAAGTAGTTACCAATCCGCCTTCCGAAATCCGAAATAAAAAGAGGAGGTTAAAATGGAACAGTTAGAACTCAGGGCTAATTCCAGGTCAGAGGCAGGCAAAGGATATGCCAAACAGTTAAGGGCACAGGGATTTATTCCGGCTGTTATGTATGGTGAAGGAAAAGAGGGTATTCCCCTTCAGGTTTCTGTAAGAGATCTTTTTCATATCCTCTCTACCGAAGCAAAAGATCATGCCATCATCCAGCTGAAGCTGGATGATGGGACAGAAAGGACAGTTCTTCTTAAAGAAAAACAGGTTCATCCGGTTACAGGCAAATTACTCCACTGTGACTTTTACCGGATTACTCTTGACAAGGCAATCAAGACCAGGGTCTCCGTCGAACTCATTGGAAATGCAGCCGGGGTCAAAGCCGGCGGTATAATGGAACAAATGATCTGGGAAGTGGAAATAGAGAGTCTTCCGACTAAGATACCGAAACATATTGAAGCCGATGTCTCTTCCCTTCAGATGGGTGATTCCCTTTATTTGAAAGATCTTAAACCCATCGAAGGAGTTGCCCTCCTGGGCGATCCAGAACAAATAATAGCTGTCATAGCTGCGCCGAGAGAGATAGAAGCGGAGGTTGTCCCTGAAGTTGAAGAAAAAGAACCTGAAGTGATATCAGAACGCAAGAAAGAAGAAGAAGAGGCGTGATGAAGCTGATAGTTGGCCTGGGAAATCCAGGTTCAAGTTATGCCGCTACCCGGCATAATGTTGGATTCAGGGTGATTAATTTCCTGGCCAAAAAGTTGGCTATCTCGCTTGATACCAGACGCTGCTGGTCACGGTTGGGTAATGGAGAAGTAGCCGGAGAAAAGATCGTCCTGGCCAGACCAGGGACTTATATGAACTTGAGCGGTAAGGCAGTCGCTTGCCTGATGAATAGATACCAAGCCTCCCGCCCTGACCTCCTGGTGGTGATGGATGACACTGATCTGGAGGTGGGACGGATTCGCCTTCGGCCAAGGGGAAGCAGTGGCGGACATCGTGGTTTGGCCTCTATTATTGAGCATATAGGTGGAAGTGATTTCCCCCGACTCAGGGTAGGGGTGGGGATGTGTCCGCCCCAGTTAGCGATGGTTGACTATGTCTTATCCGCATTTGACCCCGAAGAAGTGGAGATTATTCAGCAGTCGGTCGAGCGGGCTGCCTCGGCCGTAATGACCTTTGTCACCGAAGGGATAGAGAAGGCGATGAATATGTATAACTGAGAGGTAATTTCACAATTTTATGTTTTTTTGTAGATAATATCTGTAATCGCTTATCCAGCTTGAGAAAGTCAACTAAAAATGACCCTATCAGCGGAAAAGTGGCAAATCTTGAAAAATCCTTGTCAATAAAGACAATACGAATCTTTTTCATTTATGGTGGATTCTCCAATTTTTGGAAAATTGCGCCATAATTATATTATATTTATCGACTTATGTCAACAGCGGTTTTTCCTGTAATAATAGGTGTGATCTTATGCCTACAATATGCATGTTTTATGATAGCGAAGAAGGCTCAAGGGCCGAAGGCGGAAGCGAGGATAACTGAAGAGCCCGGGGCGGGAAAACTGCACGTCGGGATCTGGGCAGGGGCGGTCGGGTAACTGGCCGTCCTACCGCGATGGCTCTATATGGAAAACGGAGGTTAAGATGAGAATTTTGAAAGAGATAGAAATTGAGGGGAAAAAAGCTAATGCACTGTTTGATACTGGTTCTATACATACCTATGTTTCAAGCCGACTTTTAGAAGGTGTTCCTATCCGCATCCTATCTAAACCTTACAAAGTGGCGTTAGGTGGGAGAGTAATTGAAATAAAGGAACACTGTTCAATTCAAGGCAGAATTGAAGGGCTTGACTTTCATACTGAAGTAATACCTATTGATGAAGTGGGAAGGGTGGATGGAAAGGTAGTTGATGTTCTCATTGGCGCTTTAACTATGGAGGAATGGGAGATAATTCCGAACCCAAAGGATGCAACCATAGATCTATCAGGATTAAAGAGAAGAGAGTTTACTGAATTTTAAGAAGAGCGACTAACAAGGCGTTGGAGCGGACGGCTAATGCCGCCGCTCAACTTCTACTTTAGCTTGCGACACGAAGTCGCAAAGTTGAGTGTATTCAAGTACTTAGATTTTAAGTACCAGGAATACCCGGCATGTTCCTGCCGGTCCCTACACAGGCGTGCTACCGTTGCGCTGATGACTGGGTGCGAAGCCCTGTGGACAACGTACCTTTTCCCTATAAATAACTCTGTGATGTCATTGCTTGCTATGGCCTTCCAATTCCTTATTTGCCCAGGATGAACCTGATACTGACTTGCCAATTCAGTGGTCTTATCTTCCTTTATTGCTTCTAATGCTACTTTTGCCTTAAAGGCCGGGGGATAATTTACCCTCATTTTCTTCATCGACCTCCTTTTTTGACCTCAACTGTAACTTAAAATACTGTCCGATTTTCTGGGTCCATTATAAAAAAGATGTAACCGTTCAGTACATGATGCTGGATGCTCGATCCTCGATGCTCGATCTTCGATGCTGGTAAAGGATCCAGTATCCAGGATCGAGCATCGAGCATCGAGTTTGTGCCTTAGTGGCTGAACGCTTACAAAAAGATAAGAATGACTGATTTAATGAATAGGGGATGGCGACAAAGTAAGGGCGAATAATCATTTGCCCCTACATCTCTCTAAATGATAGGCGATATTGCCAATCCCATTAATAAGGAAGAGGTTAAAAGATGGGAGAGAAGAGGTTTGAGAGTCCTTTTGAGGTTAAAACCCCAGAAGGGGCGGAGGGTTGGGAGGAGATGTATCCATACTATCTCTTATTTAGTAAGGAGAGAAAGGAGACTGAGGAGGAGCGGTTTTGGTTTTGTGACACCATGCACTGGACAACCCCCCTATATCCCTTTGATATCTTTACCGCCGAGAGTGCCATGTCTGCCCTGGGTAGATATAACAGCCGGGTTTGGCTTATCCCCCCTGCCCTGGGTATAGATATAAGGGTGCTTAATGGCTTTTTTTACCTAAGCCCGATTACCGTGGATGACCCTGGTCAAATAGAAGAAAGGATAAAGGATTTTAGCCAGCGGGCAGGCTTTTATTATCAAAATTGGGAGGGATTGTATGATAAGTGGAAGGAAAAGGTGGTAAAGGAGATAGAAGCCCTAAAGGCAATAAATATCCCTTATTTACCCGAGAAGGAGGATCTAACTAAGGTTACTGAGGCAGTGGGCATCTCCACAGGATTTTCCCTTCTATCCGCCTATAATCAGCTCCTGGAGAGTATGACCAGGATATGGGAATACCACTTTGAATTCTTGAATCTGGGTTATGCCGCCTTCCTTGATTTCTCATGTTTTATGAAGGCCGTCTTCCCAGATATCCAGGACCAGACCATCACAAAGATGGTAGCCGGCATAGATGTCATCCTCTTTCGGCCAGATGATGAGTTAAGAAGACTTGCCAAATTAGCCGTAGGGCTTAATATAGATAAGCTCTTCTTTGAGACAAAAGACCCAAAAGAAGTAATAGAAAGACTACAAAAGATAGAAAATGGTAGAAATTGGCTTAAAAGTTTAGAAGAGATTAAAGACCCCTGGTTCTATTTTAACTCAGGCACTGGCTTTTACCATACCCCTTTGAGTTGGATAGATGACCTATCTATCCCCTTCTCAGGTATCTCAGGGTATATTAAAAAGTTACAAAATGAAGAGAATATAGACAGGGATAGAGAAAGGATAATCAAAGAGGCAGAGGAATTACATAAGGGATATTTTTCCCTGTTAAGAACAGAGGAAGATAGAAATGCCTTTGTGGAAAAGTTCTCCTTAGCCAAGAGGGTATTTAGCTATGTGGAGGAGCATAATTTTTATATTGAGCATTGGCATCATACCATCTTCTGGCAAAAGATGCGCCATCTCGGGGAGATTTTGAAAAAAGAGGGCTTCTTTGAAGAGGAGGAGGATATATTCTATCTCAATAGGTATGAGATAGCTACTGCCCTTTATGATTTATACTCCTCCTGGGGGATTGGCTTAAGTCCAAAGGGGGGACAATATTGGCCAAAGATAATCAAAAGAAGAAGGGGGATAATTAAAGCCCTTGAGAAATGGCAGCCTGCACCTGCCCTTGGCCCACCACCAGATAAGATAACCGAACCATTTACCATTATGCTCTGGGGGATTGTCTCTGAGAAGATAGAGCTTTGGCTGGAGGCACAGGATAAAGGGCAAAAAGAGGCGGTTTTAATAAAGGGTCATCCTGCCTCTCCTGGAATAGTTGAAGGAAGGGCGAGAATAATCCTCACCGCGGATGAGATTTGCGAGGTCCAGGAGGATGAGATAATGGTCTGTCCGATTACTACCCCCTCCTGGACACCTGTATTTGCAAAGATAAAAGGTGTGGTTACCAATGTAGGTGGGATGATGAGCCATGCGGCCATTATCTGCCGCGAATATGGGTTACCTGCAGTAGTAGGCACAGGCTTTGGCACTCAGTTGATCAAGACCGGGCAATGCGTAAGGATTGATGGGAGCAAGGGAACGGTGGAGATAGTCTGACAAAAAAAGGAGCTCCAATGAACCACAAAAATGAGCTAATACCCCTGCATGGTGGCTACCGCAAGTTGCGCAGTTTTCAGACAGCACAGTTAGTCTATGACGCTACGGTTATCTTTTGTAATCGGTTCGTGGAGAAAGGCTCACGAACCCGAGATCAGATGATCCAGGCTGCGCGAAGCGGTGTGCAAAACATCGCCGAAGGCAGTGTAGCATCTGAGGGTGGTTTTACGGAACGGCTGTATCGAGAACGGCAAAAAAGGAGACAAAGATCAGAATAATGTACATCCAATGGAACACAGATAAGGCTACAGATGAATTAGGAAATAAGGCAGCTAATCTTTGCCGATTAAAACAGATGGGGATAGCTGTGCCAGAAGGATTTACCCTTACTAAAAAGGCATTCTTAGACTTTGTTAGTGGTCATCAAATCAGGGAAAGGATTATGGAGTCATTATTAGGGCTTCCTTCTGATCTCCTGGCCATTAAAGAGAGGAGTCAAGACCTCTATTCCCTCTTTAATAGGTATGAGATCCCTGATAAAATAAGCAAGGAAATAACTCAGGCCTGTGAGGCTCTTAGAGGCTCTAAAGAAAAGGTCAGGTTTGCCATAAGGTCCTCAGCCGGTATTGAAGACTTAAGCTCAAGAAGCTTCGCCGGGATGTATAAAACATTCCTCAATGTAGAGACTACGGATGAGGTCTTGAGGTGTATCAAGGGGTGCTGGCAAAGTGCCTTTAGCTTTTCTGCCTTAAGCTACATAAAGAGAACAAACATAGATATCAAAAGAATAGAGGATACGGCAATGGCCGTGATTATTCAAAGGATGATAAAGGCTAAGTTCTCGGGGGTAATGATGACTATAGACCCAATAACTGGCGACCCATCCAAGATCCTGATTGAATATACCGCCAGGGGTAATGTTGTCTCTGGAGAGATTACCCCAAATCGCCTCCTGGTGGATAAGATTACCCACCAGATAGATAAAACCATTAATTCACCTGAGGCTATACTGGCTGAGGAGCATATCTTTTCTCTCCAGAATCTGGCAAAGAGGATTGAGGCGCACTTTGGTGGCTATCAGGACATTGAATGGGCGATTGATGAAGGGGTCATCATTTTACAGGCAAGGCCGGAAACGGTGTGGAGTAAGAGATGAATAAAGTCTACGATGTAATCTATGAGAAGGCTAAGGGATACTGTAGGGATAACTGTGATTTGCTCCATCTAAAGAATGCCCTGGACATGGCTAAAGGCTTAGTCACAAAAGAGGGTGGGGATGAGACCATCATTCTCCCAGGCATTATCCTCCATGATGTAGGTTGGCATACCTTTTCCTTTGAAGAGGAAAAAAGGATCAGGATACCTCTCATCACGGCGAACCTGCGGACCAGGGGCTATTCCCTTCAAAATGGAGTCTTGATTCATAGGCATGAGGTAGAGGGTGGGGCGATCGCAGAAAAAATCCTTACAGAGCTGGATTATCCTGAAGATAAAAGGATAAAGATTATTGAGATTATCCTCGGACACGATACCCGAACCCAAGCTATTTCAAAAGAGGATATGTTGGTGAAAGACGCCGATAAGCTTTCACGATATACCAAAGAGGGCTTTTCTTCCCTGTGTGAGAAATTTAATCTTAATGAAGATGACTTCTTCAATTATATAAGGTTTAAGATAGAGAAATGGTTCTTCACCTCCTCAGCTAAGGATATGGCCAGAGAGTGTCTATTAAAAAGACAGTTGAAGATCTCTGAGCTGGCTTGGGAAGGTGGGATGAGGAGTAGATTCTTTGAGCTTCTTATCCGATTAGAGTCTGAGGTAGGTAACATAGCCAAGGAGCAGGGGCAAAAAATCCTCATAGAGGTGTTAAGACAAACCGTCTATAACCTCAAAAAGGCCATAGAGAATTATCTCTCTCTTGTGCCAAATCCAACCCTTAAATGCCTCCAGGAGGATGAGGGATTTCGCTCCTTAGTTTCCCCAGGGGTAGGGAGGACAGGCTACATCGGGATTATCGACAGAAATACCGGCAGTATCATCTTCCATCCTGACCAAGAGGTGATAAATCTACCCCTGGCAGAACTTAAAGAGAGAAAGAGACCATCCCAATATCTTTATGGCTTCTGGGATGGATTTAACCGTACCTTAAGGGGGGAGGAATTCTATTCCACCTATCAGGGGATGAATGAGTACAACGAGATAACTGATAAGCTGTGGTATGTTGTCCCCGTGGATATAAGGGGATTTAAATGGGCATTAGTAGGGGCAGGTGTCTGTGATGATTTCTTTGAACCAGTAGACATTCTAAGTCGAGATGTTCTCCAACCTATTAGCCAGGTGGCAAATCAATTCCATCATCTCCTTGATCTGGTTGATCAACAGCGGCAGGGATTAGAAAGGCTTAATGAAAGGCTTAAGCAAGAGATAATTGAGCATCAGAAGACAGCAAGAAGGCTTATTGCCGCCG is part of the bacterium genome and encodes:
- a CDS encoding 50S ribosomal protein L25, translating into MEQLELRANSRSEAGKGYAKQLRAQGFIPAVMYGEGKEGIPLQVSVRDLFHILSTEAKDHAIIQLKLDDGTERTVLLKEKQVHPVTGKLLHCDFYRITLDKAIKTRVSVELIGNAAGVKAGGIMEQMIWEVEIESLPTKIPKHIEADVSSLQMGDSLYLKDLKPIEGVALLGDPEQIIAVIAAPREIEAEVVPEVEEKEPEVISERKKEEEEA
- the pth gene encoding aminoacyl-tRNA hydrolase → MKLIVGLGNPGSSYAATRHNVGFRVINFLAKKLAISLDTRRCWSRLGNGEVAGEKIVLARPGTYMNLSGKAVACLMNRYQASRPDLLVVMDDTDLEVGRIRLRPRGSSGGHRGLASIIEHIGGSDFPRLRVGVGMCPPQLAMVDYVLSAFDPEEVEIIQQSVERAASAVMTFVTEGIEKAMNMYN
- a CDS encoding retropepsin-like aspartic protease, producing MRILKEIEIEGKKANALFDTGSIHTYVSSRLLEGVPIRILSKPYKVALGGRVIEIKEHCSIQGRIEGLDFHTEVIPIDEVGRVDGKVVDVLIGALTMEEWEIIPNPKDATIDLSGLKRREFTEF
- a CDS encoding PEP-utilizing enzyme; translated protein: MGEKRFESPFEVKTPEGAEGWEEMYPYYLLFSKERKETEEERFWFCDTMHWTTPLYPFDIFTAESAMSALGRYNSRVWLIPPALGIDIRVLNGFFYLSPITVDDPGQIEERIKDFSQRAGFYYQNWEGLYDKWKEKVVKEIEALKAINIPYLPEKEDLTKVTEAVGISTGFSLLSAYNQLLESMTRIWEYHFEFLNLGYAAFLDFSCFMKAVFPDIQDQTITKMVAGIDVILFRPDDELRRLAKLAVGLNIDKLFFETKDPKEVIERLQKIENGRNWLKSLEEIKDPWFYFNSGTGFYHTPLSWIDDLSIPFSGISGYIKKLQNEENIDRDRERIIKEAEELHKGYFSLLRTEEDRNAFVEKFSLAKRVFSYVEEHNFYIEHWHHTIFWQKMRHLGEILKKEGFFEEEEDIFYLNRYEIATALYDLYSSWGIGLSPKGGQYWPKIIKRRRGIIKALEKWQPAPALGPPPDKITEPFTIMLWGIVSEKIELWLEAQDKGQKEAVLIKGHPASPGIVEGRARIILTADEICEVQEDEIMVCPITTPSWTPVFAKIKGVVTNVGGMMSHAAIICREYGLPAVVGTGFGTQLIKTGQCVRIDGSKGTVEIV
- a CDS encoding PEP/pyruvate-binding domain-containing protein; translation: MYIQWNTDKATDELGNKAANLCRLKQMGIAVPEGFTLTKKAFLDFVSGHQIRERIMESLLGLPSDLLAIKERSQDLYSLFNRYEIPDKISKEITQACEALRGSKEKVRFAIRSSAGIEDLSSRSFAGMYKTFLNVETTDEVLRCIKGCWQSAFSFSALSYIKRTNIDIKRIEDTAMAVIIQRMIKAKFSGVMMTIDPITGDPSKILIEYTARGNVVSGEITPNRLLVDKITHQIDKTINSPEAILAEEHIFSLQNLAKRIEAHFGGYQDIEWAIDEGVIILQARPETVWSKR
- a CDS encoding ATP-binding protein, which codes for MNKVYDVIYEKAKGYCRDNCDLLHLKNALDMAKGLVTKEGGDETIILPGIILHDVGWHTFSFEEEKRIRIPLITANLRTRGYSLQNGVLIHRHEVEGGAIAEKILTELDYPEDKRIKIIEIILGHDTRTQAISKEDMLVKDADKLSRYTKEGFSSLCEKFNLNEDDFFNYIRFKIEKWFFTSSAKDMARECLLKRQLKISELAWEGGMRSRFFELLIRLESEVGNIAKEQGQKILIEVLRQTVYNLKKAIENYLSLVPNPTLKCLQEDEGFRSLVSPGVGRTGYIGIIDRNTGSIIFHPDQEVINLPLAELKERKRPSQYLYGFWDGFNRTLRGEEFYSTYQGMNEYNEITDKLWYVVPVDIRGFKWALVGAGVCDDFFEPVDILSRDVLQPISQVANQFHHLLDLVDQQRQGLERLNERLKQEIIEHQKTARRLIAAERLSAISQIAAEAAHEIKNPLSVVKTGVYYLSSICKEEKIKKTLSQMDKAIERAASYLNNLLSFSRPPILKTTQVDINEVITETLGELPEEAKAGVEIEKDLAPGLPSISADSGQLKVVFLNFIKNAIESMKEEKRLGISTKEAEEEGARFVQIKFKDSGVGIPAEDIERIFDPFYTTKSKGTGLGLAICKRIIDSHQGRIEVKSKQGEGTTFTIKLSI